The genome window ATTTTTTTGTTCGAACGTTGCGCAAACAGTGTCTCTAACGGTTTCCGCGTCTTCCGGGCCAACTGTGATTTTAGATGCTGTACAGTGAAAATCTTTATCGTTATAAATACAGCTGTTTACATCA of Bacillota bacterium contains these proteins:
- a CDS encoding DUF1540 domain-containing protein; this encodes MDKSNSGKKTSGAGKSRKPNSGVSCDVNSCIYNDKDFHCTASKITVGPEDAETVRDTVCATFEQKNTD